A single Alistipes sp. ZOR0009 DNA region contains:
- a CDS encoding aminopeptidase P family protein encodes MKQIVERLAEVRRRFSDHKIEALIVPSNDPHFSEYVADRWKCREWLSGFTGSAGTLVVTKTSAALWTDSRYFLQGEQQLSGTGIELMRMGLPNVPSIEEYLIEMVAPDGCVGLDGRLFSVTEYHRISQSIKPIGLKIVEDIFDHVWADRPAFPQKKAFILPQSVAGFTISEKIEQVVRTAKLKKEDIFLVTALDEVAWLFNLRGADIEYNPLALAYAAVNKNSTSLFVDKEKLSNEDLQTLEANGVRISAYDNFEKFIDQVEITHNIILNPRKTNILIRKKLQANSINIIDDADVNGVVTSLKGVKNEVEIEGFRKAMVADGVALAKFFSWLDENLDSGKVTECVIAKKLCEFRAQSADFMGESFGSIVGYKEHGAIVHYFPTPETDVEIRREGFLLIDSGGQYRTGTTDITRTIHLSKPTQQEKVDYTLVLKGTIDLSMAVYPAGTRGSQLDILARGPLLQHCINYGHGTGHGVGHFLNVHEGPQSIRMQENPVTLKVGMVTSNEPAMYRTGQYGIRTENLILCVPFHSNEFGTFERFETLTICPIDTTPIEKELLTPSEIEWLNSYHEMVFDALSPHLAGKELAWLEAKTQKI; translated from the coding sequence ATGAAACAAATAGTAGAACGTCTAGCCGAAGTTCGCCGCAGGTTTTCCGACCATAAGATAGAGGCGCTTATCGTTCCTAGCAACGACCCCCACTTCAGCGAGTATGTGGCCGACAGATGGAAGTGCCGCGAATGGCTTAGCGGATTTACCGGCTCGGCAGGCACCTTGGTGGTAACCAAAACATCGGCTGCCCTGTGGACCGACTCCCGCTACTTCCTTCAAGGCGAGCAGCAGCTTAGCGGCACAGGCATCGAGCTGATGCGAATGGGGCTACCCAACGTGCCCTCCATCGAGGAGTACCTTATCGAAATGGTGGCACCCGATGGCTGCGTGGGGCTAGATGGACGGCTATTTTCGGTTACAGAATACCACCGCATAAGCCAAAGCATAAAGCCAATAGGCCTTAAAATAGTAGAGGATATTTTCGACCACGTATGGGCCGACCGCCCAGCCTTCCCACAAAAGAAGGCCTTTATACTACCTCAAAGCGTAGCCGGATTCACCATCTCCGAGAAGATAGAGCAGGTGGTTCGAACCGCCAAGCTAAAGAAGGAGGATATCTTTCTGGTAACCGCCCTCGACGAGGTGGCCTGGCTCTTCAACCTCCGAGGTGCCGACATAGAGTACAACCCGCTAGCGTTGGCCTATGCTGCCGTAAACAAGAACAGCACCTCCCTTTTTGTCGACAAGGAAAAGCTGAGCAACGAGGATCTTCAAACGCTTGAGGCAAACGGAGTGCGGATAAGCGCCTACGACAACTTCGAGAAGTTTATCGACCAGGTAGAAATTACCCATAACATTATCCTCAATCCCCGCAAAACCAACATCCTTATCCGCAAAAAGCTGCAGGCAAACAGCATCAACATAATAGACGATGCCGATGTCAACGGCGTGGTAACCTCGCTAAAGGGGGTTAAGAACGAGGTGGAGATAGAAGGGTTTAGAAAGGCAATGGTGGCAGATGGCGTTGCCCTAGCGAAGTTCTTTAGCTGGTTAGACGAGAATCTGGATAGCGGAAAGGTTACCGAATGCGTTATAGCCAAGAAGCTGTGCGAATTCAGAGCTCAATCGGCCGACTTTATGGGCGAAAGCTTTGGAAGCATTGTGGGCTACAAGGAGCACGGCGCCATTGTGCACTACTTCCCCACCCCCGAAACGGATGTGGAGATTCGCAGAGAGGGCTTCCTGCTTATCGACTCGGGCGGACAGTACAGAACTGGCACCACCGACATCACCCGCACCATCCACCTAAGCAAGCCTACCCAGCAGGAGAAGGTAGACTACACCCTAGTGCTTAAGGGTACCATAGACCTATCGATGGCCGTTTACCCAGCAGGCACACGCGGTTCGCAGCTCGACATTCTTGCCCGTGGACCGCTGCTTCAGCACTGCATCAACTACGGGCACGGAACAGGGCACGGCGTAGGCCACTTCCTTAACGTACACGAGGGCCCTCAAAGCATCAGAATGCAGGAAAACCCCGTAACGCTAAAGGTTGGTATGGTGACATCCAACGAGCCAGCCATGTACCGCACCGGGCAGTACGGCATCAGAACGGAGAACCTCATCCTTTGCGTTCCATTCCACAGCAACGAGTTTGGCACCTTCGAGCGATTCGAAACGCTTACGATATGCCCCATCGATACCACCCCTATCGAGAAGGAACTGCTAACCCCTTCCGAAATAGAGTGGCTAAACAGCTACCACGAGATGGTATTCGACGCGCTATCGCCGCATCTAGCTGGCAAGGAGCTAGCTTGGCTCGAAGCTAAAACACAAAAGATTTAA
- a CDS encoding iron-containing alcohol dehydrogenase yields the protein MNNFEFYNPVKIEFGKGAVEKLRELIPAGSKVMITYGGGSIKSNGVYSDVCKALEGFSYTEFGGIEPNPTYETLMQAVEKARAFGVTFLLAVGGGSVLDGTKFIAAAIPFEGDPWTILKRAAVKTAIPMGTVLTLPATGSEMNSGAVISRKETKEKFAFSTPLTFPVFSILDPEYTYSLPTNQIVNGTVDAFIHVMEQYLTYPSAALVQDYWAEGLLKALVDLGPKALANPTDYDVRSNLMWAATMALNGIIAVGVPQDWATHMIGHELTALHGLAHGETLAIVYPAMMEVMFEQKKEKMAQYAERVWGITEGGADERARKSIAKTEEFFKSLGIKTHLKEYGIGNESFETICTRFTERRWVKMGERGELTPELVLEVLKKSL from the coding sequence ATGAACAACTTCGAATTTTATAATCCTGTAAAGATTGAATTTGGGAAGGGTGCTGTCGAAAAACTTCGCGAGCTAATTCCTGCAGGTAGCAAGGTGATGATAACCTACGGAGGAGGAAGCATCAAAAGCAATGGCGTGTATAGCGATGTATGTAAGGCTTTAGAGGGCTTCTCGTATACCGAATTTGGCGGCATAGAGCCTAATCCAACCTACGAAACGTTGATGCAAGCTGTAGAAAAAGCACGTGCTTTTGGGGTGACTTTTTTGCTTGCAGTTGGTGGTGGATCTGTACTCGATGGCACCAAGTTTATTGCCGCAGCTATTCCTTTCGAGGGCGATCCTTGGACCATTCTTAAGCGTGCAGCCGTTAAAACGGCTATTCCAATGGGAACGGTGCTTACGCTTCCTGCTACCGGGTCTGAAATGAATTCGGGTGCGGTAATCTCGCGTAAGGAAACCAAGGAGAAGTTTGCGTTTAGCACACCGCTTACCTTCCCCGTATTCTCAATTCTCGATCCAGAGTATACCTACTCGTTGCCAACCAATCAAATTGTAAATGGTACGGTAGATGCCTTCATTCACGTAATGGAGCAGTACTTAACCTATCCCAGCGCTGCGCTTGTGCAGGACTACTGGGCCGAGGGGCTGCTTAAGGCGCTTGTCGATTTAGGTCCAAAGGCGTTGGCAAACCCTACCGATTACGATGTTCGGTCTAACTTGATGTGGGCTGCCACCATGGCCTTAAACGGTATAATTGCGGTTGGCGTTCCTCAAGATTGGGCAACCCACATGATTGGCCACGAGCTTACCGCATTGCACGGCCTTGCGCACGGAGAAACTCTTGCTATTGTATATCCCGCCATGATGGAGGTGATGTTCGAGCAGAAGAAGGAGAAGATGGCGCAGTATGCCGAGCGCGTTTGGGGAATCACTGAAGGCGGTGCCGACGAAAGAGCGCGTAAGTCGATTGCCAAGACCGAGGAGTTCTTTAAATCTCTTGGGATTAAAACTCACCTAAAGGAGTATGGCATTGGAAATGAAAGTTTCGAAACGATTTGCACCCGTTTTACGGAGCGCCGTTGGGTTAAGATGGGAGAGCGAGGCGAGCTAACTCCAGAGCTAGTTCTAGAAGTGTTGAAAAAAAGTTTATAA
- a CDS encoding bacteriohemerythrin: MANLDTYIFIKWSDSDYSTGIKTIDDQHKQLLSLINEIYQSFLDYKHLEVTSNVLERLEEYATYHFAFEEKIFKQLDYEDMDSHIESHRAFFEKIQEFKRQMAAGNDVTFGITNYLREWLRTHIQKEDRAYAPLFLKSGIN, encoded by the coding sequence ATGGCTAATTTAGATACCTATATCTTCATAAAATGGTCCGATAGCGACTATTCGACTGGTATTAAAACAATAGATGACCAGCACAAGCAGCTGCTTTCGCTGATCAACGAAATCTACCAATCCTTCTTGGATTATAAGCATTTGGAGGTTACCTCAAATGTTCTTGAGCGGTTGGAGGAGTATGCAACCTACCACTTCGCATTTGAGGAGAAGATCTTTAAGCAGCTCGACTACGAGGATATGGATAGCCATATCGAGTCTCACCGGGCATTCTTTGAGAAGATACAGGAGTTTAAGAGGCAGATGGCTGCGGGGAATGACGTTACGTTTGGAATTACCAACTACCTACGCGAGTGGCTCCGTACGCATATCCAAAAGGAGGATAGAGCCTACGCTCCTTTATTTCTAAAGTCAGGTATAAACTAA
- a CDS encoding bacteriohemerythrin, producing the protein MEKANRYVFIKWDDASYSVDIKTIDDHHKVLLDLINDIYGSFMEKKHASATSEILAKLEDYARYHFAFEERIFAQIGYALRADHIKEHRAFTDQIKLFKEQMASGFDATFGISNYLRDWLRNHIHKEDRKYAPLFKQAGIV; encoded by the coding sequence ATGGAAAAAGCAAACCGCTATGTTTTTATCAAATGGGATGATGCCAGCTACTCCGTTGACATAAAAACCATTGATGATCACCACAAGGTGCTGTTGGATTTAATAAATGATATTTATGGCTCCTTTATGGAGAAGAAGCATGCCTCTGCCACATCCGAGATCTTGGCAAAGCTGGAGGATTATGCTCGTTACCATTTTGCCTTCGAGGAGCGTATTTTTGCCCAAATAGGCTATGCCCTTCGTGCCGATCATATAAAGGAGCACCGGGCATTTACCGATCAGATTAAGCTTTTCAAGGAGCAGATGGCCTCTGGTTTTGATGCCACCTTTGGCATTAGCAACTACCTGCGCGACTGGCTTCGCAACCACATTCACAAGGAGGATAGGAAGTACGCGCCGCTATTTAAGCAGGCGGGTATCGTATAG
- a CDS encoding 1,9-bis(guanidino)-5-aza-nonane synthase, producing MEKKDLLKQVVKHIDIKSFDASPIINSMREMSFSSRETANAADIYNMMIAEKECTNILTLAGSTSAAGCMQVYVDLVKNNMVDVVVSTGASIVDMDFFEALGYKHYRGTQFIDDKFLRDNYVDRIYDTYIDEEELQACDSTIKAIADSLEARPYSSREFIWEMGKYLSENSVKKDSLIQTCYEHNVPIFVPAFSDCSAGFGLVMHQVERMKEGKPYMTIDSVADFRELTDVKIAAHTTGLFMIGGGVPKNFTQDTVVCAECLGIDAPMHKYAVQITVADVRDGACSSSTLKEASSWGKVDTVYEQMVYAEATTVLPLIASYVFHKGDWKNREPKNWANIFKK from the coding sequence ATGGAAAAGAAAGATCTTCTTAAGCAAGTAGTTAAGCACATCGATATAAAATCTTTTGATGCTAGCCCAATCATCAACTCCATGAGAGAAATGTCATTCTCTTCGAGAGAAACTGCCAATGCAGCCGACATCTACAACATGATGATTGCGGAAAAGGAATGTACCAACATTCTTACCCTTGCAGGGTCAACCTCAGCAGCAGGTTGCATGCAGGTGTACGTTGATTTGGTAAAGAACAACATGGTTGACGTAGTAGTTTCGACTGGTGCTTCAATCGTAGACATGGACTTTTTCGAGGCGTTGGGATACAAGCACTACCGCGGAACCCAATTCATCGACGACAAGTTCCTTCGCGACAACTACGTAGACCGTATCTACGATACCTATATCGACGAGGAAGAGCTACAAGCTTGCGACTCTACCATCAAAGCTATTGCTGATAGCCTAGAGGCTCGCCCCTACTCTTCTCGCGAATTCATTTGGGAAATGGGAAAATACCTTTCTGAGAACTCAGTAAAGAAGGATTCGCTTATCCAAACCTGCTACGAGCACAACGTGCCTATTTTCGTTCCTGCCTTCTCTGACTGCTCTGCTGGTTTTGGACTAGTAATGCACCAGGTTGAGCGCATGAAGGAAGGTAAGCCATACATGACCATCGATTCAGTTGCTGACTTCCGCGAGCTGACAGACGTTAAAATCGCAGCACATACAACTGGACTATTCATGATTGGTGGTGGTGTTCCTAAGAACTTCACTCAGGACACCGTTGTTTGCGCCGAGTGCCTTGGCATCGATGCTCCTATGCATAAGTATGCCGTACAAATTACCGTTGCCGACGTTCGCGATGGAGCTTGCTCTTCATCAACCCTTAAGGAAGCATCGTCGTGGGGTAAGGTTGATACCGTTTACGAACAAATGGTATACGCCGAAGCAACTACCGTGCTACCTCTTATTGCCAGCTACGTATTTCATAAAGGTGATTGGAAGAATCGTGAGCCTAAGAATTGGGCGAACATCTTCAAAAAGTAA
- a CDS encoding pyruvoyl-dependent arginine decarboxylase, with product MTNLSFNQDMQGIVVGNRIPKDYFVTKGHGESDITVHAGSYHLALKQANIEKFNIMTYSSIMPSIANQIPQPAEIVHGSVVESIMAVATTGKGERASAGIIYGWLYDRKTNERFGGLVCEHNGNYEEEEIEKLLRLSLDELYFNGFSEDFRLEDITIHMESFVPEKKYGTALVAICFTSYYYPIIKG from the coding sequence ATGACAAACCTTAGCTTTAATCAAGACATGCAAGGAATCGTAGTTGGAAACCGGATTCCAAAAGACTACTTTGTAACAAAAGGTCACGGAGAGAGTGACATCACCGTTCACGCTGGTTCTTACCACTTAGCGTTAAAACAGGCAAACATAGAGAAGTTCAACATCATGACCTACTCTTCTATTATGCCATCTATAGCCAACCAAATACCTCAACCAGCAGAGATTGTTCATGGTTCGGTAGTTGAGTCAATCATGGCTGTTGCCACTACAGGTAAGGGCGAACGTGCGTCTGCCGGTATCATCTACGGTTGGTTATACGACCGCAAAACAAACGAACGATTTGGTGGCTTAGTGTGTGAACACAACGGCAACTATGAAGAAGAAGAAATAGAAAAGCTACTTAGACTTAGCCTAGACGAACTTTACTTCAACGGGTTTTCTGAGGATTTCCGTTTAGAAGACATTACCATTCACATGGAAAGCTTTGTTCCTGAAAAAAAGTACGGAACTGCACTAGTTGCAATTTGCTTTACCTCCTACTACTACCCTATTATTAAGGGTTAA
- a CDS encoding entericidin — MKKLFAIVAVAAMFAACGGNKPAETTDTPVVDSPAVVDSPVAVDSPAADSAAVVK; from the coding sequence ATGAAGAAGTTATTCGCTATCGTTGCTGTTGCTGCTATGTTCGCAGCTTGCGGTGGAAACAAGCCAGCTGAAACTACTGACACTCCAGTTGTTGATTCTCCAGCTGTAGTTGATTCTCCTGTTGCTGTTGATTCTCCAGCTGCTGATTCTGCTGCTGTTGTAAAGTAA
- a CDS encoding Spy/CpxP family protein refolding chaperone, which produces MNFLLKPKFLLWVIVILILVNIGTFLGVFFAHDHKESKEEQREKIFKKLGLTDNQRKTFVTTRERFQNKNFPLYNRYDTLMIKLQSQVSKTPIDTATINHYADSLGRLNAQIRKNWIKYSIEVRKCLTPEQQKKYDIVTLEHLRSKMGR; this is translated from the coding sequence ATGAACTTTTTACTAAAACCTAAATTTCTTCTTTGGGTTATCGTTATACTCATCTTGGTAAATATTGGAACATTTTTAGGCGTCTTCTTTGCCCACGACCACAAAGAGAGTAAGGAAGAGCAGCGCGAAAAGATATTTAAAAAGTTAGGTCTAACCGATAACCAAAGAAAAACCTTTGTTACAACGCGAGAGCGCTTTCAAAACAAAAACTTTCCGCTATACAACAGGTACGACACCCTGATGATAAAGCTTCAGAGCCAAGTGTCCAAAACTCCCATAGACACGGCAACAATCAATCACTACGCCGATAGCCTTGGACGGCTAAACGCTCAGATACGCAAAAACTGGATAAAGTACTCCATCGAGGTTCGCAAATGCCTTACCCCAGAACAGCAAAAAAAGTACGACATTGTAACCCTAGAGCACCTACGCTCGAAAATGGGCCGATAA
- a CDS encoding RNA polymerase sigma factor, whose amino-acid sequence MTDSEIIAEILNGNETQLRHLINKYQDQVLRTCYGFTQSQSDAEDVAQEVFIEIYESLYSFRHEAKFSTWIYRIAVNKSLNFLRKKKRSSIFSSIEELFTGKSAQGKDYADSSRQPDDFTDPDEDVKRLKEALKQLPDTQKTALTLYTYQNLSYKQIAEVMSISLASVESLIFRAKKNLRKIMVDNVKSVE is encoded by the coding sequence ATGACCGATAGCGAAATAATAGCAGAAATACTGAATGGCAACGAAACCCAGCTCCGGCACTTGATAAACAAGTATCAGGATCAGGTTTTACGTACCTGCTATGGGTTTACCCAGTCGCAATCGGATGCTGAAGATGTTGCCCAAGAGGTATTTATTGAGATCTACGAATCGCTTTACTCATTTAGGCACGAGGCCAAATTTAGCACATGGATTTACCGGATTGCGGTCAATAAATCGCTAAACTTTCTTCGAAAAAAGAAACGAAGTTCGATTTTTAGCAGCATAGAGGAGCTCTTTACAGGGAAGTCGGCTCAAGGTAAGGATTACGCCGACAGTTCGCGCCAACCCGACGACTTTACCGATCCCGACGAGGATGTAAAGCGCCTTAAGGAAGCCTTGAAGCAGCTTCCCGATACGCAAAAGACGGCACTTACGCTATACACCTACCAAAACCTTAGCTACAAACAAATCGCCGAGGTCATGAGTATTTCTCTCGCATCTGTGGAATCTCTAATTTTCAGAGCAAAGAAAAACTTACGTAAAATTATGGTAGATAACGTCAAAAGCGTAGAGTAA
- a CDS encoding MCP four helix bundle domain-containing protein, with protein sequence MGIKTKIFAGFIVVGTLLFLSGIIAIYELTSIENSMQGLLKDNLKSIEVSKQMLKASHQINQGVLKAINGQGEDASRLIVSGERYFKSSYTVALNNITVKGEDRLVRSIDSCYRSFRVLADSATLSTAPRTPEWYFGQFVVVHDSLNEAIDELISINQKSLYENAKMMEVGANRAIMPGLIAIGVGIIFIVLFNYFVNLYFIQPIVKITQGVENYVKHSIPFKVKVDTQDEVGLLRSSIEKLIAQNKTNKIEE encoded by the coding sequence ATGGGGATTAAAACCAAGATATTTGCCGGCTTTATAGTTGTTGGTACGTTGCTATTCCTTTCGGGGATTATTGCAATATACGAGCTGACTAGTATCGAGAACTCGATGCAGGGACTTCTTAAGGATAACTTAAAGTCGATAGAGGTGTCGAAGCAGATGCTTAAAGCCTCGCACCAGATAAACCAGGGGGTACTTAAGGCGATAAATGGGCAAGGTGAGGATGCTTCTAGGCTTATTGTAAGCGGCGAGCGCTACTTTAAAAGCTCGTACACTGTTGCGCTTAATAACATTACCGTAAAGGGTGAAGATCGCCTCGTACGGTCTATTGATAGCTGCTACCGTAGCTTTAGGGTGCTGGCTGATAGCGCCACATTGAGTACTGCACCTAGAACTCCTGAGTGGTATTTTGGCCAGTTTGTGGTGGTACATGATAGCCTGAATGAGGCTATTGACGAACTGATATCCATCAACCAAAAATCGCTTTACGAAAATGCGAAGATGATGGAGGTGGGGGCCAACCGGGCAATAATGCCAGGGCTGATTGCCATTGGTGTCGGTATCATTTTTATTGTGCTGTTTAACTATTTTGTGAACCTTTACTTTATTCAGCCAATTGTAAAGATAACACAAGGGGTAGAGAATTACGTGAAGCACTCCATTCCCTTTAAGGTAAAGGTGGATACTCAAGACGAGGTAGGGCTGCTTAGATCGTCAATTGAGAAACTGATTGCCCAAAATAAAACTAATAAGATAGAAGAGTAA
- a CDS encoding TrkH family potassium uptake protein: MRPYVIVRYISMALLLNAVFMLIATTVSILNDFDAGFFPLLLSFLVTSLMGAFPFIFVPSYKDISLKESYMIVALSWLVSCGVGMLPYVFWGGEFSLTKAWFESVSGFTTTGATTLANVESLPMSILFWRASTQWIGGGGVVLFALVVLPSLGKARANLSKIEMSSLSKHNFSQGVNNSLRMILVVYVALTLIQSFILYFSGMTVVDAIAYSFSTISTGGFAMTNSNVAGLGNPFAELIIMIFMVVSGLNFSLIYASVMHRQVSVFKSGVARYYLLTVLIGALVLSLGLRLSVSSSWLDSFRHGFFQVASMASSTGFFNADTSMWPSFAIMILTLFMLQAACAGSTTGGIKVDRIVLFGNTIRTQIKRLQHPNAVIPVRIGKTVIADEVVSASLLYIVFYVCIVFISTVVMGVFGLDILSAFSSSAACLGNVGPGFGLVGTLGNYGNLPNAAMWWLTLLMLLGRLEIYGLLMVLFIRSWK, translated from the coding sequence ATGCGACCCTACGTTATTGTTCGGTATATATCGATGGCGCTACTGCTGAATGCCGTTTTTATGCTTATTGCAACAACGGTTTCAATTCTGAACGACTTTGATGCTGGCTTTTTCCCGTTGCTGCTTAGCTTTTTGGTGACATCGCTAATGGGGGCGTTTCCTTTCATTTTTGTGCCGTCGTATAAGGATATTTCGTTAAAGGAAAGCTACATGATTGTGGCCTTGTCGTGGCTTGTAAGTTGTGGGGTGGGCATGCTACCTTACGTTTTTTGGGGTGGAGAATTTTCGTTAACCAAGGCGTGGTTCGAGAGCGTGTCGGGCTTTACCACCACAGGGGCAACTACCTTAGCCAACGTGGAAAGTCTCCCTATGAGCATCCTATTTTGGAGGGCATCGACCCAATGGATTGGCGGTGGCGGCGTGGTTCTTTTTGCGTTGGTAGTGTTACCTTCATTGGGTAAGGCTCGTGCCAACCTTTCTAAAATAGAGATGTCGTCGCTTTCGAAGCACAATTTTTCGCAGGGGGTAAATAACTCGTTGCGCATGATATTGGTGGTGTACGTGGCTCTAACGCTTATTCAGAGCTTTATCCTGTACTTCTCGGGGATGACGGTGGTGGATGCCATTGCCTACTCCTTTAGCACCATATCTACTGGCGGTTTTGCCATGACCAACAGCAACGTGGCTGGATTGGGTAATCCGTTTGCTGAACTTATCATTATGATATTTATGGTGGTATCAGGACTTAACTTTAGCCTTATTTACGCTTCGGTGATGCATCGGCAGGTGTCGGTGTTTAAATCGGGGGTCGCAAGATACTACCTGCTTACGGTGCTTATTGGTGCGCTGGTACTTTCGTTGGGATTAAGGCTTAGCGTAAGCTCATCATGGCTCGATTCTTTTAGGCACGGTTTCTTTCAGGTGGCATCTATGGCATCGTCTACCGGATTCTTTAATGCAGATACTTCCATGTGGCCATCGTTTGCCATCATGATCCTTACCCTATTCATGCTGCAGGCAGCCTGTGCTGGCTCTACAACTGGCGGCATTAAGGTAGATCGGATCGTCCTTTTTGGAAACACTATCAGAACCCAGATAAAGCGTCTACAGCATCCAAATGCCGTTATCCCTGTACGAATTGGGAAAACGGTTATTGCTGATGAGGTAGTTAGCGCATCGTTGTTGTATATTGTATTTTACGTTTGCATTGTATTTATCTCTACGGTGGTAATGGGGGTATTTGGGCTCGATATTCTGAGCGCGTTCTCCTCTTCGGCTGCATGTTTAGGTAACGTAGGCCCCGGCTTTGGTCTTGTAGGAACCTTAGGTAACTATGGTAACCTACCCAATGCGGCGATGTGGTGGCTCACGTTGCTGATGCTACTAGGGCGCCTAGAAATTTATGGTTTGCTGATGGTGCTATTTATTCGTTCGTGGAAGTAA
- a CDS encoding MarC family protein: MLGLELQLNLKEFITAFMVLFAVIDITGSIPIIATLNNQGKHVHAGKAALISLGILIVFLFAGNAMLKLFNTDIASFAVAGSLVLFALALEMILNIEIFRNDGPKGFATIVPVVFPLIAGAGTLTTTLSLRSQYHESNIIAAILVNMGIVYLVLKNIHLVEKFLGESGIYILRKIFGIILLSMSVKLFFSNLNILLHL; encoded by the coding sequence ATGCTTGGATTAGAATTACAGCTGAACCTGAAAGAGTTCATCACCGCTTTTATGGTGCTTTTTGCCGTGATAGATATCACCGGCTCAATACCCATTATTGCAACCCTCAACAACCAGGGGAAGCATGTTCATGCAGGAAAAGCAGCCCTTATCTCCCTAGGGATTCTTATTGTATTCCTTTTTGCAGGGAACGCCATGCTTAAGCTTTTCAACACCGACATTGCCTCGTTTGCCGTAGCCGGCTCGCTTGTCCTTTTTGCACTTGCGCTAGAAATGATTCTCAATATCGAGATTTTCCGTAACGATGGACCAAAAGGCTTTGCCACCATCGTACCTGTTGTATTTCCGCTGATAGCAGGTGCTGGAACCCTAACCACCACCCTGTCTCTCCGCTCGCAATACCACGAAAGCAACATCATTGCCGCAATATTGGTAAACATGGGAATTGTTTACCTCGTGCTTAAAAACATTCATTTAGTCGAGAAATTCTTAGGCGAATCAGGAATCTACATCCTCCGCAAGATCTTCGGGATTATACTACTTTCGATGTCCGTCAAGCTCTTTTTCTCGAACCTAAATATACTCCTGCATCTATAG